In a genomic window of Mercenaria mercenaria strain notata chromosome 19, MADL_Memer_1, whole genome shotgun sequence:
- the LOC123542336 gene encoding uncharacterized protein LOC123542336 — protein sequence MDEGNEHFLEKRKGDPEELEHVCKYENDDDNELFYSLEIKHADDFGPGNMSFPAVRSPPEETSIKKESGSERTVSSTGCNAENQCIDENSTCASSTFDGSRSVMTEHKVQNPKGSYANASDEQSPSKRIHQCFNFSSDDYSPEDSYFVDLDTASTTTIYNRKGENAHQVLPDARSSRAANETSLERSTSCIDECPIHVGEILKYMCMSCHKPACQVCLNIEHQYCCFREFIPSLVSKPEFFFKDKCKKFEEELDQLQKRLKLSIGKVSLNSKACERMRVKAKSDFKKQRDEITKKFDCLEQEFDTKLLKIESSDNEKFQKLMSRQVKIEQVLQEHSEDYYQRKNAGNASRIFTKIEMSRKITEDMKNELSDIERENIIKRYIYKPSKDITEFTKNMLKLGSVENVDSKTKRPISGINAIRVKTEGDQHTCKISGLVLLSESHLLAVDYGNSSLKIVDGHYVVTSKPMTPAPFDVTLVSDQERTHDQDRVSAHIVLTLPTEKKLRFMEYTLPDSFTFKQDVETNGQCRGITCSNDKLYVTFPSKGKIEILDLQGELLKRITTETAGQMFQPQFITMDKEGYTIFISDKEKHSVFSMTTEGDVKAIFTDHDLIEPRGLCVNKTGAVFVCSFASHKIYYLSEECDLISTMCVADDGNMAPYPFSIAYCDKRDTLYVGQFTKDCIKSYKLV from the coding sequence ATGGATGAAGGTAATGAACATTTTCTTGAAAAGCGGAAAGGTGATCCAGAAGAACTAGAACATGTATGTAAATACGAAAATGACGATGACAATGAGCTGTTCTATTCGTTAGAGATAAAACATGCGGATGACTTTGGTCCTGGAAATATGAGTTTCCCCGCTGTAAGAAGCCCTCCAGAAGAAACATCAATAAAGAAGGAATCTGGATCAGAGCGCACAGTTTCTTCTACAGGATGTAACGCAGAAAACCAGTGCATAGATGAAAACAGTACATGTGCTTCATCAACATTTGATGGCAGTCGTTCTGTAATGACTGAACATAAAGTTCAAAACCCAAAGGGTTCATACGCAAATGCATCTGATGAACAATCTCCCAGCAAACGAATTCATCAGTGTTTTAATTTTAGTTCAGACGATTACAGCCCGGAAGATTCTTATTTTGTTGACTTAGATACAGCATCTACCACAACGATTTATAATAGAAAAGGTGAAAATGCACATCAGGTATTACCTGACGCAAGGAGTTCACGCGCAGCAAACGAAACATCACTAGAGAGAAGCACTTCCTGTATTGACGAATGTCCAATCCACGTGGGAGAAATACTAAAATACATGTGCATGTCTTGTCATAAACCAGCCTGCCAAGTTTGTTTGAATATTGAACACCAGTATTGTTGTTTCcgcgaatttattccttctttagtATCAAAGCCGGAAttctttttcaaagataaatgtaAAAAGTTTGAAGAAGAGTTGGACCAATTACAAAAGCGTTTGAAGTTAAGCATTGGAAAAGTCTCCTTGAACTCAAAGGCTTGTGAAAGAATGAGGGTCAAAGCTAAATCTGATTTCAAAAAACAACGAGACGAAATTACTAAAAAGTTTGATTGTCTGGAACAAGAATTTGACACAAAACTCCTGAAAATCGAAAGCAGTGACAacgaaaaatttcaaaaactcaTGTCAAGGCAAGTAAAaattgaacaagtgttgcaagagCATTCGGAAGACTATTACCAACGTAAAAATGCGGGAAATGCGTCACGTATATTTACTAAAATAGAAATGTCAAGAAAAATTACTGAGGACATGAAAAATGAATTGTCAGATATTGAAagggaaaatataataaaacgaTATATCTACAAGCCATCGAAAGATATTACGGAATTTACTAAGAACATGTTAAAGTTAGGGAGCGTAGAAAACGTCGATTCTAAAACCAAAAGACCAATATCAGGTATTAATGCAATCCGAGTGAAAACAGAAGGAGACCAACATACATGTAAAATCAGTGGCTTGGTTCTTTTGTCAGAGAGCCATCTGTTGGCAGTAGATTATGGCAATTCTTCGCTTAAGATTGTTGACGGCCATTATGTAGTTACCAGTAAACCTATGACGCCAGCGCCATTTGACGTCACACTGGTGAGCGACCAAGAACGCACGCATGACCAAGATAGAGTAAGTGCACACATTGTTCTCACGCTGCCAACAGAAAAGAAATTGCGCTTTATGGAGTATACGTTGCCTGATTCTTTCACATTCAAACAAGATGTTGAAACTAATGGACAATGCCGAGGTATTACCTGCAGCAATGATAAACTGTATGTTACATTTCCTTCGAAAGGCAAGATAGAAATCCTTGATTTGCAAGGCGAGCTGTTGAAAAGAATCACAACCGAAACAGCTGGGCAGATGTTTCAACCCCAGTTCATTACTATGGATAAAGAAGGATACACGATTTTTATTTCTGACAAGGAAAAACATTCTGTCTTCAGTATGACAACGGAAGGAGATGTTAAGGCCATTTTTACCGACCATGACCTTATAGAACCACGTGGTTTGTGTGTCAACAAGACCGGTGCAGTTTTCGTATGCAGTTTTGCTAGccataaaatttattatttatccGAAGAGTGTGATCTGATATCAACCATGTGTGTAGCAGACGACGGCAATATGGCGCCGTATCCGTTCAGTATTGCATACTGTGATAAGAGGGATACACTCTATGTTGGACAGTTTACAAAAGACTGTATAAAATCTTACAAACTTGTGTAA